In the genome of Danio rerio strain Tuebingen ecotype United States chromosome 23, GRCz12tu, whole genome shotgun sequence, one region contains:
- the LOC110438336 gene encoding acrosin yields MSVESNDSFLPASISLFFVAFSFKMSLTFVLIIICLLPFGIAGCGQRTLVSPPKQSRISGGHSALEGAWPWQVSIQQMFWHICGGSIISHRWVITASHCFKKKRNNNKLLVVAGVNSRFKPGKEVQYRTVQKVILHEKYNQSEYDNDVALLYLHHPFYFTNYVQPVCILENQMHEKQLNFGLCYITGWGSSVLEGKLYNTLQEAEVELIDTQICNQRWWHNGHVNDNMICAGFETGGVDTCQGDSGGPLQCYSQDKERFYLFGVTSHGDGCALPKKPGIYARASRYTDWLRKAQAISISAAPVTDLPVFILILTLFFSAWMGLSM; encoded by the exons ATGTCCGTTGAATCAAATGATTCGTTTCTGCCTGCTTCTATCTCGCTGTTTTTTGTTGCTTTCTCGTTTAAAATGAGCCTAACATTCGTCTTAATTATAATTTGTCTGTTACCCTTTGGGATTGCAG GTTGTGGACAGCGAACTTTGGTGAGCCCGCCAAAACAGTCCCGAATTTCAGGGGGCCACTCTGCATTAGAGGGTGCTTGGCCTTGGCAGGTGAGCATTCAGCAGATGTTCTGGCATATTTGTGGTGGGTCCATCATCAGCCACCGATGGGTAATCACCGCATCTCACTGCTTCAAGAAAAAAAG aaaCAACAATAAACTTCTAGTAGTGGCTGGAGTGAATTCACGATTCAAGCCAGGAAAAGAAGTGCAGTATCGCACTGTCCAGAAAGTCATCCTGCATGAGAAGTACAACCAATCCGAATATGACAACGATGTGGCACTGTTGTATCTGCACCACCCTTTCTATTTCACAAATTACGTGCAGCCGGTGTGCATACTGGAAAATCAAATGCATGAGAAACAACTCAACTTTGGGTTATGTTACATCACTGGATGGGGCAGTTCAGTGTTAGAAG gaaagTTATACAACACTCTCCAGGAAGCTGAAGTTGAGCTCATTGACACTCAAATCTGCAACCAGAGATGGTGGCATAATGGCCATGTTAATGACAACATGATCTGTGCAGGATTTGAAACAGGGGGAGTCGACACCTGTCAG GGTGACAGCGGAGGCCCTCTGCAGTGTTACAGCCAAGACAAGGAGAGATTTTACCTTTTTGGTGTGACAAGTCATGGAGATGGTTGTGCTTTGCCAAAGAAACCTGGCATATATGCTCGTGCAAGTCGTTACACAgactggctgagaaaagctcaagcAATATCTATATCTGCTGCTCCAGTCACAGATCtgccagtttttattttaatcttaacCCTGTTTTTCTCTGCATGGATGGGGCTGTCAATGTGA